One Marinibacterium anthonyi genomic region harbors:
- the tqsA_2 gene encoding Transport of quorum-sensing signal protein, whose amino-acid sequence MSDNSAGTGSDETPATPHANIAPRWAVIGIFLILLVCGMAYARSFLMPVVLGVLLQLVFAPVRRKLERWGLWPGVAAALIVGTLLSLLLAGAIGLSGPVKTWVDRAPLIGFEIREKMDDLRAVTEGVQKAAEQVDEITSSGGKEEEPGVQRVRVEEDTGLLAYAMNLPWVIAQIVFTLILMFFLLSSGDMFYEKLVYVMPTFRDKRQAIRIAYDIERKLSRYLFTITLINASLGVAIGLAMFWFGMPNPILFAILGFLLNYIPYLGAIVGVVAATMVGFVSLDVAQEALLVGGVYFALTSIEGQFVTPYFVGRNLRLNTVVVFLSVTFFAWLWSVVGMLVATPLLVALRTFCEHIPALQGVGHFLSARGDETEVEAPAES is encoded by the coding sequence GTGAGCGACAATTCGGCCGGAACTGGATCAGACGAAACACCCGCCACGCCCCACGCGAACATTGCTCCACGCTGGGCAGTCATCGGCATTTTCCTGATCTTGCTGGTGTGTGGGATGGCCTATGCACGGTCCTTCCTGATGCCGGTGGTTCTGGGCGTCTTGCTGCAATTGGTGTTCGCGCCGGTGCGGCGAAAACTGGAACGATGGGGCCTGTGGCCCGGGGTTGCAGCGGCGCTTATCGTCGGAACACTGCTGAGCCTTCTGTTGGCCGGGGCCATCGGGTTGTCCGGACCGGTCAAGACCTGGGTGGACCGGGCGCCGTTGATCGGCTTCGAGATCCGCGAGAAAATGGATGATCTGCGGGCAGTGACCGAAGGCGTCCAGAAGGCCGCCGAACAAGTGGACGAAATTACGAGTTCCGGCGGAAAGGAGGAAGAGCCAGGCGTCCAGCGCGTCCGCGTCGAGGAGGATACGGGGCTGCTTGCCTACGCGATGAATTTGCCCTGGGTCATCGCTCAGATCGTGTTCACGTTGATCCTCATGTTCTTCCTGTTGTCGTCGGGGGACATGTTTTATGAGAAACTGGTGTATGTCATGCCGACCTTTCGCGACAAGCGACAGGCCATACGGATCGCGTACGACATCGAACGCAAGCTCTCGCGCTACCTGTTCACCATCACCTTGATCAACGCCTCCCTCGGCGTTGCGATCGGGCTGGCGATGTTCTGGTTCGGCATGCCGAACCCGATACTTTTCGCCATCCTGGGCTTCCTGTTGAACTACATCCCCTATCTCGGGGCGATCGTCGGCGTCGTCGCCGCAACAATGGTCGGCTTCGTCTCGCTGGACGTGGCGCAGGAGGCGCTTCTGGTGGGGGGTGTCTATTTCGCCCTGACTTCTATCGAGGGCCAGTTCGTGACGCCTTACTTCGTGGGTCGCAACCTGAGGCTGAACACGGTGGTCGTGTTCCTGTCCGTCACCTTCTTCGCATGGCTGTGGTCCGTCGTCGGCATGCTTGTGGCGACGCCGCTTCTCGTTGCCCTGCGCACCTTCTGCGAACACATCCCGGCGCTCCAGGGGGTCGGGCATTTCCTGTCAGCGCGGGGCGACGAAACGGAGGTAGAGGCGCCCGCCGAAAGCTGA
- a CDS encoding putative dioxygenase of extradiol dioxygenase family protein: MTSLFHLAIHVTDLDQTRAFYGGVLGCKEGRSTDTWVDFDFFGHQLSLHLGEPFKTTRTGKVGDHMVMMPHMGAVLPLDDWMALSDRLQQAGIEFDIPPVIRFEGEPGEQRTMFFFDPSGNPIEIKGFKDFASVYAS, from the coding sequence ATGACATCCCTGTTCCACCTCGCCATCCATGTAACCGACCTTGATCAGACCCGCGCGTTCTACGGCGGCGTCCTGGGGTGCAAGGAAGGTCGCAGCACCGACACCTGGGTCGATTTCGACTTCTTCGGCCACCAGCTGTCGCTGCACCTGGGCGAGCCGTTCAAGACCACGCGGACCGGCAAGGTCGGCGATCACATGGTCATGATGCCCCACATGGGCGCGGTCCTGCCGCTGGACGACTGGATGGCGCTGTCGGACCGGTTGCAGCAGGCCGGGATCGAATTCGACATCCCGCCGGTCATCCGCTTCGAAGGCGAACCCGGAGAGCAGCGGACCATGTTCTTCTTCGATCCGTCGGGCAACCCGATCGAGATCAAGGGCTTCAAGGATTTCGCTTCGGTCTACGCAAGCTGA